The window TCATCAAAGAAAATCCATTTCAAAACCCGCCACCATACGAAAAATTGGTCGGAGACTTGGCAGGGGCATATTCAAGGCGAATCAACATTCAACATCGTTTGGTCTACGAAGTGCTTAACGATCAAAATGTCGTAAAAGTGCTCCGCATGTGGTCACACTACGAATAGCCAAATACAGCTGCGCATATACCAACAAGGCCCGGATTGACACCTGATGTGCAACACCCAAAATGCAGGCAGCCGTACTATCAAAACCTTCCACTTCGCGCCCCAGCCTAACTGTCAGGTCAACGCGGACGCAACCAAGGGCCATGCCTTCGGCATTTTCATGGCCC of the Aquabacterium sp. A3 genome contains:
- a CDS encoding Txe/YoeB family addiction module toxin is translated as MSWELVFAKHAQKDAQKLAASGLKAKAQELLAIIKENPFQNPPPYEKLVGDLAGAYSRRINIQHRLVYEVLNDQNVVKVLRMWSHYE